The following DNA comes from Neovison vison isolate M4711 chromosome 13, ASM_NN_V1, whole genome shotgun sequence.
gagggaggagacagaATTTAAGTTCTACTTGAAAGAGGTAAGATGTAGTTGACTTGAAGGTAGAGAAAGGGACAAGTCAAGGAAAAAGCATGAATAAGGACAGTGATAGGCAAAGGGCAAGCATATGCCATATGGAGTAGCAAGAGCGACAGGACGATATATTTGAGCAAGATTAATTTGACAGCAGCACGCAGAACTGTGCCACAGTAATTTAGGTTTGAGTGGGTACGGTCCTTAACATGAGGTGTGGCAACAAGGCcaaaaaaggcaagagaaacaaagaaagaaagaagggcagcggcacctgggtggctcagtgggttaaagcctccgccttcagctcaggccctggtcccagggtcctgggatcgagccctgcatcgggctttctgctcagcagggagcctgcttcctcctctctctctgcctacttgtgatctctctctgtcaaataaataaataaaatcttttaaaaaaaaaagaaagaaagaagggcagGCAGGGTGTTAGCAACAAAGAAGGACATTTGGGGGACAGCTGATAGGTTTTAAGTGAGCCTGAGTGTGAGTGTGTTCACTATTTGAGAAGCTCCAGAACAGAGACCAAAGCTCAGGGGAAAAAATCAGTTAGGGAACAATAGGAAAGCACACcagggaaaaagcaaaagaagactcaaaatgatttaaaaagaaagaaaaaaagtctagcACTATGGACCTTAAGGGACGAAATCCTTCAAAACCACTACGGTTGACAAAACCAGACCCAGGAGAGATGTTAAAAGAGCTTAGAACTGAGGCAAGGTCACAGCACTCAGCTACATTATAGGACACCTCTGAGAGAATAGTTTTagtaaagtgaaaatgaaaactggTTTGCAGGTGGTTAAAAGAAGCACAGGGAAATAAGGAAAATCGGGTAAAGACCTATTCAAGTAGAGCAGcaaaaggaaggacagagatgaTTAGAAGTTGAATCTCAGAGGTAGCTGAgtgaaatgaaaagatttttaacttattttttaaccAGAGAAGAATCAAGTATATTTATcgtcagaaatattttaaatcccAGGGAGACAAAGAAAATGCTGGATAGAGAGCACATAGATGAGGAAATGCAGAAAGGGTGGAGTTCGAGAGGAAGAAATATCTTCCTCTCTACTGGGACGGAGGGAAGAGTCTGAGGTTGGACAATGCTATGTGTGGTGAGCCAAAGAGACTagtgggaaagaagagaaagtgaaGTGGCCAGCCCCATGAGAACCCTGAAGTCCAGAGCTCAACTATTACACTATAGCTTAAATGAGCTATGGAAAAGCCAAAGCAGTGGCCTAAAGCATCACTTTCAAGAAATGACTCTCATCACAGGATATAGAATACATGCGGAGGGTAGCAGATGGTGAGAAGATGAGGTGGAGAGGCCAGTTTAAGAGcaggttttttttcccaagagaatTTCACTGTCTATACATCGTGAATATAAGCTATCTTCTTTTATCTTCCTCTTCCTATGCCCAGTGTCATTTCTGGGGCAGCTTTGAAAATGGTTGTGTTCAGTCATAAAGGGAAATCAGCTAGACCTGGCTCTGATGGCAGTGATAAGACAATGGCTTCATTAGGGCAATCTTAATACTCTAAAGAGCTCACAGGGGCTTCAAGAGCTTCCACAAATGGCTATAAGCCCTCCTTTGCTCTCATGCAAGGACAGAGCTGCTCCTTTAAGCCCATGATATGCTCCCTCCCCTATTTGGCCACTACTCATTCACTGAGATCTTGACTTTGCCCTAAGTTACATATAACATATGAACATTTTCTGAGGCATAATTTTTGGATGCTGAGAAGATATGGTCAAGATATTGTACGGATTAACCACAACATATCAGGCCAGGTTCTGACCTTTCTTCTACACTAAAATACAAATGAACAAGAGTGCTCATACTGCAAGATTCTGTTATggaagattattctttttttctcattaaaatccTACCCTAATTtgaaggacttaaaaaaaaaattcccctgcatgggacacctgggtagctcggtcagttaagcatttgccttcagctcaggtcatgatcccagggttctgggatcaagtaccttacagggctccttgctcagcagggagccgcttctctctctgcctgctgctccataCAGGGCCTCATCCTTATAATACTTATTCTCGACCCTTATGGTGGTCCAGCTTCTTTCCTCCAACCTAGATACACCCATCCTTTCATTTTACTTAatgaattatattaaaatgaCTCACCACAACTGAGACTACAGAGTTGCCCAAGTCTACATGTCTGTGAGGGAAGACAAGGATAACCTCGTAATCAGAATTTCCATGCTCCACAAGTAGGGGGGCAGTGGGCAGGCCAACACTTATAAAACCAACAATATGCAATTACATAACTGGATAGAGAAAAAAACAGGCACAACCGTAACCTCATAAGAACCCACAATGTGCTATTCTTTATCAACAAACATGACGGGCCTGAGATACCATTTCTAAGGCAttcattttgatttgtaattcTTACGGAGACAGGTTTGAATAGATACACTCACATCTAAAGTGTCTCTCTTAACATACACAAGTAGAAGGATAGTCTCCTTTAAAACTTACTAGTACTTCAATTGTTAAAACTATATCTAGATttacaaaagtatttttattattccccCTTCCCCACAATAACATACCACATTTATACATTTACCTGAAATTCATCCATGATACTGAATGTGTACTCGTGCCTGGCTATTACATGATGACAATTCTTACACAGATCTGCCGAAACAGAGAGAGTCTTAAATGATTAAGTCTTGGAAGGTGTCTTAAGACAGTAAAACTTCTATTTTCAGCATGGTGATGCTTTAAAAGAATCTTAATGGATACATTTAAACACAGCAGTAGGAAACCCATTATAGTATCTACCTTGAGAAGAAATCCAAAACCCATCACATAGCAACGCTACATAATGACTCAGAGATTAACAGGCATATATTAATTCCCATTCTTAGAACTTGGAGAAATTGTGCTACTAAAAACAATCATAAATAAAAAGCCAATGCTAGACATTAAAGTGAGTTTAACAATAACAAAAGACTCTAGTAAAAACATATAATAACTAtgatttattgagtgcttactgtgtgccagatactgttttaaatactttttatctcTTTACTTAATCTTCTCAAAACCCCAAGAGATAGATACTATTGTTCTCACCTTTTTAAGGATAAAGAAACAAAGCCACACCATGGTTAAGTAATTAATTAGCAAGACTAGCAGAAGTGTTGAAAACAGAATTCAAAACCTatgcattctggctccagagcccttGCTCTTACCACTATGTCCTAATACCTCTCTAAAGGAGTTTAAAGCGTTATGcctaatacaaagaaaaagactgctctactttaatattttcaattctaAAGGCTTAGAatcttttatattcctttttaataTCATTATTTGCACATTTATTCCtcatatattcagaacataccAAAGAACCAGGAAACAAGCAAAAAGGGGGTGTGACCAGTTTAATGTCTTGTCACCATACCTGGGGACTTATAAGTACATATACTTAATCTACTCATAAAAATTCTTAAGAGTGCCAACCTTAGAACTGACTTGTTTCTATCATACATAATTTATTTGGTTCCCCAGCATTGAGGACGAGAAGCAGCATATGAAGAtagcacagcaaaagaaacaacagacAGATGATGAGATGGGAGATAAAAATAAGCTATGAGAGCAGAAACAAGACTAAAAAAACCGTAACATCCCCGGGGTAATTTATATGGCAGCCAACAGCCCTAAACACTTCAGTAGCTGTTGGAGGATATCACTGTACTAGAGTatagtaaaaaaagaaacctcacaTGAATGACcctaaggtttaaaaaaaagtcacttttgcgtgcctgggtggctcagtcgttaagcgtctgactttggctcatgtcatgatcccagggtcctgggatcgagcccccaacgggctccctgcttagcgggggagcctgcttctctttccctctcccactccctctgcttgtgttctctctctctcactgtgtctctctctgtcaaatatataaacaaaatctttaaaaataaataaaaataaaaatttaaaaagtctctcTTGTTTCAGAAGgcataaagactttaaaaataaacaacaaacaaaaaatggtacCTGAACCATAAGCTTTAGTTATCTGCAAGTCACTTATGCAGAGTCTGATGATGCTAgcatctttattttcctcttaaaaaccAAACTAGCAACTCTTTTGCAATACAATATTGAAACAGGCCTCATAAAACACAACATATCAGTAGGTATAACATATCAGCTTTCAAAAGCCAGTATCTGCTACTAGAACTGCATGAAAATTAAAAGTCTACTTACGATCATAGGTAACTatttcttctccatcttcctctttaAAAGATTTGTTGGTGATCAGCATAAAATCCCGCTTACTGCACACTGCACAGCCTGTAAAGTTCAGCAAGAAAGATCCATTTTCCAGGCAGATGTTAccctaaaacattaaaaatagaaatttaattttcttctatttcaaaaCCCTTAGTGAAAATAATTAATAGACTAAAAATTTCTAAAGGCAAAAAAACATGGCCAGAATTTACTTGCTTGAAGTCTGTACcaagtaatttttgaaattacTAGCTTTCCCCTAGAAGTGCTATTTATGGCAAATAAAATTGATGCAGTGTTAAAGCTGTAAGTCTCTGAGGACTGCAACTGTGTTTGAGAGGACTAAATGCAAATGGATATTTAGAAACTTAATGAAcctttaataatataaaatgtgaaaaggaaaaattagaaaaatctaatAGCCAACAACATTAAATGAGGCATAGCATAAAACTAGAATTAAAATCCAATCAAAATGGAAATACTGAACTAATGATAAAAATGATCTTATAAAATGTGATgctcaggggacgcctgggtggctcagttggttaagctgctgccttcggctcaggtcatgatcccagggtcctggaatcaagtcccacatcaggctccttgctcggcggggagcctgcttctctctctgcctctgcctgcctgtgtgcgctctctcaccctctgacaaataaataaataaaatctttaaaaaataagaaagaaaagaaaggtggcATTCTGTTACCtatccatctttaaaaaaaaccaaaaaacaaaaaactgtgatGCTCAGTTGATTGTTGAAACAGCATTTTCTGAtgtcttaaaaaacaacacaaaataagcaaacaagaaTAAACTGTCATCTCTACAGATGATAGTCCTTAAGGGTATGTGTGATTCAGGCAGAGAAGGTAAACTCTGCAATTCATCAGACGGACACCAGGGCATTGAAAAGAGAAAGGGATTTGCTTCATCACCGAGAAACTGTAAACAACGGAAGTTGCTCAAGAGAGGTCTTTGCTAAAAGCTTACTAATAATAGTTCAGAAAGTCATTTTATCAATAATCTACATCAACCTCATTTCTGACCAGTACACAGAGTACTTTTAACAGCTGGTGTGACTAAAAATCAGTCAAAtgaacacttctccaatgaagctATGTGCCTGATACTGTGCAAAAGCACAGTGAAGGATTAGAGGAGTCACCTCCTTCCTATTCCAAAGAGCTTAGAACTATCAGGAAAACCAGCTTTAAGTGATGCCACAGTGAAGCCTTCCTGGATTCCCAGCACCACAGTGAACCTCCCCCTTTTGAGTGGCTCTTTGCTATATATTAAGGAAGAGATTAACTCTGTGCGGGCAGATATAGTTGGGAGATACTAAATCACAGGCACATCACCTTAACCACTAAAGGGGGGAAAGGCATTGGGATTAAAGTATAAATTTCCAGCTACTAAGAATGGgtgttttgctttgattttcttaaaaataaacatcactGAAGTGTAGCTTCTATAAATAAAATAGGTGAATCACTTTTAACCACTATTCCAACCAAGATATAAAAATTTCTATCTTCCTAGGCGATCCTTCAGGCTTTGCAGTCTATCTCCTACCCCTATCTCACCTCAGGCACACCTTGATCCAATTCCTATCTCTAGATGATAGATTCACCtgttataaaattttatacaaatagATCCATGCAGTATACCTCTCTGCGTCCAGTTTCTTTTGTTCTGTCCATATTAATCATCTATGTCGTTGTACTGGTAGCTCATTGCTTTTCATTG
Coding sequences within:
- the CHURC1 gene encoding protein Churchill isoform X3; its protein translation is MCGGCVEKEYPNRGNICLENGSFLLNFTGCAVCSKRDFMLITNKSFKEEDGEEIVTYDHLCKNCHHVIARHEYTFSIMDEFQTCRLGQLCSLSCGESF
- the CHURC1 gene encoding protein Churchill isoform X1 yields the protein MCGGCVEKEYPNRGNICLENGSFLLNFTGCAVCSKRDFMLITNKSFKEEDGEEIVTYDHLCKNCHHVIARHEYTFSIMDEFQEYTMLCLLCGKAEDTISILPDDPRQMTLLF
- the CHURC1 gene encoding protein Churchill isoform X2, translated to MCGGCVEKEYPNRGNICLENGSFLLNFTGCAVCSKRDFMLITNKSFKEEDGEEIVTYDHLCKNCHHVIARHEYTFSIMDEFQVLVHWELSSRTKNKQGLGAAGI